From the Thermosynechococcus sp. genome, the window TCTTGCCCATCGGCAACCCAATTGAGTTGGTCTTTATTCCCCAAGGGATTGCCATTGGCTTTTATGGGGTGGCGGCGCTGCTGTTGGCAACCTATTTGTGGCTAGCGATCGCCTGGGATGTGGGCGGTGGCTTTAATGAGTTCAACAAAGAAACGGGCTTTGTGCGCATTTTTCGCTGGGGCTTTCCGGGCAAAAACCGCCGCATTGAGGTGAGCTGCCCCCTCAGCGATGTCCAAGCTGTGAAAATTGTCATTCGAGAGGGACTCAACCCGAAGCGGGCCCTCTACCTGAAGATTAAAGGCCGGGGTGAAGTCCCCTTGACTCGCGTGGGCG encodes:
- a CDS encoding photosystem I assembly protein Ycf4, producing MTNSPITESSPRQESVLRYGVLGSRRPSNYFWATAVSIGGLGFFLAGLSSYLHRNLLPIGNPIELVFIPQGIAIGFYGVAALLLATYLWLAIAWDVGGGFNEFNKETGFVRIFRWGFPGKNRRIEVSCPLSDVQAVKIVIREGLNPKRALYLKIKGRGEVPLTRVGAPLPLTELETQGATIASFLGVPVEGL